The following are encoded together in the Erpetoichthys calabaricus chromosome 16, fErpCal1.3, whole genome shotgun sequence genome:
- the mlh3 gene encoding DNA mismatch repair protein Mlh3, which yields MIKCLPADVQALLRSGLATCSMAQCLEELLLNSIDAGASCVAVRVDIEAGKIQVVDNGQGMERSDLENVGKRYFTSKCNNLRDLENLKCYGFRGEAIASITSVANVVEISSRVSRSPCTFVRVFKDGKPLDVYEAPNTRPSSGTTVTVMNLFYNLPVRRKNTDPVLECERMRQKMEAISLMHPLVSFSLKNNDTGATVVQLSKSGDTYHRFTQIYGLAKAQKLGEVDHVFKQFEVTGHIGREGHYNSSIQFMFVNGRLVLKTKLHKLINFLLKKMSVICRQKGSPKQGASAKSKASTDLFGVYIINIKCHCMEYDICLEPAKTLIEFRDWDSVMACLEEGVKRFLTRENLITELSSTDLTEFNEKRNVIGSSFHAYLADKGNAISEIGKSYEIKSLDSKAVRRPLPKSTDVTSQLTLKPESPQDGCMSVPVRKKSECSPALTLDMDKDNTMSKTQSSETKSTKNQIVPYIAAEVSEGSVNLGLLENVNDESNMCNNIPVINTIQQLDTVESVKKRVAENSGLCEKKVNESDDANTDVSKEYFCCDVEQPIESEIVWCEASNPCLSSKAKSTIRLCSTDILNCQMSEGSDSIVCDTQEKHHRLGPTPAWDIFRAKQTSVKEQRLPSKSGSTCSKQPLKDSSLSEWQKYCSQNDDIINKTASQVSHPELKKTLANLSAEANTNMKCLRGASDASECCNITRPPKLSLPVTTGSLDRFKMFYGKMPVPGLQIHHQGNNSDAPHRKRASKLADATGVTSCLTGLNQHEKIGSVTCAVLPVLDTQIDMLGCTGSLAAKLSRLKRSNKADATEIEKHQPLRLDNVPTGSIPQEHFVSQQNKDIVVALASNSLTDKMFTSVVDSQMDVTQRSNQNIPEAAANEGCQNAPLSVLEDCFFSENNGKNISVPSDTEGSTQSHNCENIRGVLFCMNKKEESGNDLKDTLIGESEVMATSSTTNSDWIEHLDTSLGRMVYINMVTGLSKYEAPIEEAKFECSKDLTTTKVYVVSNKGIQYECYPFQTDIIIPFLPKEGPERAICEEDSRAKADHPDSIHALLSEWENPVFPRHPEVAVDVSCGQASGLAVKIHNFLFPYRFTKQMMTSVKVVHQVDSKFIACLFNTRTGLDSDTEANLLVLVDQHAADERIRLETLIADSYEAHTDASGQKTLCTSSVYPPLELDLFEEDLRLLRSCHSFLKLIGLDVSFAKTGSSRIFVGKVPVCFIEREANELRRGRRTITKSLVEEYVRELIELIRSTGRLRGTLPLTVLKVLASQACHGAVKFNDILTREECCQLIRSLSVCQLPFQCAHGRPSIIPLADLDHLETDEQDQPMPNLLKLRQKYEEWLLHGKKF from the exons ATGATCAAGTGTCTGCCCGCAGATGTTCAAGCGCTGCTGCGCTCAGGACTTGCCACCTGCTCAATGGCCCAGTGCTTGGAGGAACTCTTACTGAACAGCATCGATGCTGGAGCGTCCTGCGTGGCTGTCAGGGTGGATATTGAGGCAGGGAAAATTCAAGTAGTGGATAATGGCCAGGGAATGGAGAGAAGCGATCTGGAGAATGTGGGCAAGAGGTACTTTACAAGTAAGTGCAATAACTTAAGAGACCTTGAAAATCTGAAGTGTTATGGTTTCCGGGGAGAAGCCATTGCTAGCATTACAAGTGTTGCCAATGTGGTGGAAATTTCATCAAGGGTCAGCAGATCTCCGTGCACTTTTGTCAGAGTTTTTAAGGATGGGAAGCCGTTGGATGTCTATGAAGCACCGAACaccagaccaagctctggcactacTGTGACAGTAATGAATTTGTTTTACAACCTGCCAGTACGAAGGAAAAACACAGATCCCGTTTTAGAGTGTGAGCGGATGAGGCAGAAAATGGAGGCCATCTCGCTCATGCATCCTTTGGTATCATTTTCTTTGAAGAACAATGACACTGGTGCTACAGTTGTCCAGCTGTCAAAGTCAGGAGATACTTACCACAGATTTACACAGATATATGGCTTGGCAAAGGCTCAGAAGTTAGGTGAGGTGGACCATGTTTTTAAACAGTTCGAAGTCACTGGCCATATAGGTCGAGAGGGGCACTACAACAGCAGCATCCAGTTTATGTTTGTAAATGGAAGacttgttttaaaaacaaaacttcataaactaatcaattttttattaaagaaaatgagtGTAATATGCCGACAAAAGGGTAGCCCTAAACAAGGTGCAAGTGCTAAATCCAAGGCCAGTACAGATCTGTTTGGGGTTtatattattaacattaaatGCCACTGTATGGAGTATGATATATGCCTTGAGCCTGCAAAAACTTTAATAGAGTTTAGAGATTGGGATTCTGTGATGGCATGCCTGGAGGAAGGTGTCAAAAGGTTCTTAACAAGGGAGAATCTAATAACAGAACTGTCAAGCACAGATCTTACAGAGTTCAATGAGAAACGTAATGTCATTGGTTCATCATTTCATGCTTACCTGGCAGATAAAGGAAATGCAATTTCAGAAATAGGCAAAAGTTATGAAATTAAATCCTTGGACTCTAAAGCTGTAAGACGGCCTCTGCCAAAGTCCACTGATGTAACATCACAGTTAACATTGAAACCAGAGAGTCCACAAGATGGTTGCATGTCTGTGCCTGTTAGAAAAAAATCAGAGTGCAGTCCTGCCCTGACATTGGACATGGACAAGGACAACACCATGTCAAAGACACAAAGTTCAGAAACAAAGTCAACCAAAAATCAGATTGTACCATATATAGCAGCAGAAGTCTCAGAAGGAAGTGTCAACTTGGGGCTTTTGGAAAATGTGAATGATGAATCAAATATGTGCAATAATATTCCAGTGATTAACACAATACAACAACTAGATACTGTCGAAAGCGTTAAAAAAAGGGTAGCTGAAAATAGTGGCTTATGTGAGAAAAAAGTAAACGAATCTGATGATGCAAATACAGACGTTTCCAAAGAATATTTCTGTTGTGACGTTGAACAACCTATAGAGAGTGAAATTGTCTGGTGTGAGGCAAGCAATCCTTGTCTCTCGAGCAAAGCAAAGAGTACCATTAGactttgttcaacagacattctAAATTGTCAAATGTCAGAAGGCAGTGACAGCATAGTCTGTGACACTCAGGAAAAGCATCATCGCCTGGGACCAACACCTGCCTGGGACATATTTAGAGCAAAACAGACCAGTGTGAAAGAGCAAAGGCTGCCTTCTAAGAGTGGCTCAACATGTTCCAAGCAGCCACTGAAGGACAGTAGCCTTTCTGAATGGCAAAAGTACTGCAGTCAGAATGAtgatataattaataaaactgcCAGTCAAGTAAGCCATCCAGAGTTAAAAAAAACGTTGGCAAATTTGTCTGCAGAGGCTAATACGAATATGAAATGTCTTAGAGGAGCCAGTGATGCATCAGAATGTTGTAACATTACAAGACCCCCAAAGCTGTCTTTGCCAGTGACAACTGGTTCTTTAGatagatttaaaatgttttatggaaaAATGCCTGTACCTGGACTTCAGATTCATCATCAAGGTAATAACAGTGATGCACCTCATAGGAAGAGAGCCAGCAAATTAGCAGATGCAACTGGTGTAACTAGCTGCCTCACAGGCTTGAATCAGCATGAGAAAATAGGTTCTGTTACTTGTGCTGTGTTGCCTGTACTAGACACTCAAATAGACATGTTAGGATGCACAGGATCTCTAGCTGCAAAGCTCTCAAGACTAAAAAGAAGTAATAAAGCAGATGCGACAGAAATTGAGAAACACCAGCCTTTGAGGCTTGATAATGTCCCCACTGGCAGCATTCCTCAAGAGCATTTTGTTTCTCAACAAAACAAGGACATTGTAGTAGCCCTTGCATCAAACAGCTTGACAGATAAAATGTTTACTTCAGTAGTTGATTCTCAAATGGATGTTACTCAAAGGTCCAATCAAAACATCCCAGAAGCTGCAGCTAATGAAGGTTGTCAGAATGCTCCACTATCGGTTTTAGAAGACTGTTTTTTCTCTGAGAATAATGGCAAAAACATTTCTGTTCCCAGTGATACAGAGGGCTCTACACAGAGCCACAATTGTGAGAACATCAGGggagttttgttttgtatgaATAAAAAGGAGGAATCTGGTAATGATTTGAAGGATACCTTGATAGGTGAATCAGAAGTAATGGCAACATCAAGCACAACCAACTCAGACTGGATTGAGCACTTGGACACATCGCTGGGTAGGATGGTTTACATCAACATGGTCACTGGGCTGAGCAAGTATGAGGCACCAATAGAAGAGGCTAAATTTGAATGTTCAAAGGACCTGACAACCACCAAAGTGTATGTTGTGTCCAACAAAG GCATCCAGTATGAGTGCTATCCTTTCCAAACAGATATTATAATTCCTTTTCTTCCCAAAGAAGGTCCAGAGAGAGCTATATGTGAAGAAGATAGCAGAG CTAAGGCAGATCATCCAGATTCTATCCATGCTCTATTGTCTGAATGGGAGAATCCTGTGTTTCCTAGGCACCCTGAG GTTGCCGTAGATGTCAGTTGTGGACAGGCATCTGGTCTGGCAGTTAAGATCCATAACTTTCTCTTCCCTTACCGTTTTACCAAGCAAATGATGACTTCTGTGAAG GTTGTACATCAAGTGGATAGTAAGTTCATCGCCTGCCTTTTCAATACCAGAACTGGTTTGGATTCAGACACAG AGGCAAACTTGTTGGTGTTAGTGGACCAGCATGCTGCAGATGAGCGGATTCGCCTGGAAACGCTAATTGCAG ATTCATATGAAGCTCATACAGATGCCTCAGGACAAAAAACACTTTGCACGTCAAGTGTGTATCCCCCGTTAGAACTTGATTTATTTGAAGAGGATCTCAGACTTCTGAG gtCATGCCATTCCTTTCTAAAACTCATAGGGTTGGATGTGTCCTTTGCTAAGACTGGAAGCTCAAGAATATTTGTAGGAAAAGTACCTGTGTGCTTCATTGAAAGAGAAGCCAATGAGCTCCGTAGAGGAAGACGGACCATCACAAAGTCATTAGTGGAA